A single Cyclopterus lumpus isolate fCycLum1 chromosome 3, fCycLum1.pri, whole genome shotgun sequence DNA region contains:
- the bnc1 gene encoding zinc finger protein basonuclin-1, producing the protein MTMAEAICCTLVNCNCDSFKPGKLKRRQCENCKHGWVAHALSKLKVHHMYQSSQVEIVHSNVVFDICSLMLYGTQAIPIRLKILLDRLFSVLKQEEVIQILNALDWTLQDYIRGYVLQDVAGKVLDRWAIMTFEEEIATLQQFLRFGETKSIVELMALQDKEGQAVLVPSTRTNSDIRTFIERNTPRTATNLSTSKVDKLSSSSMHHFENFVNSMAFMLPFQLLGSVPAPFLGSPAGAPQHQQHQQLCRGSMEQQSQRRDDQSCDGLGRDNSLPLSHPLESSLLGSSSVLFAADLDRSGDRPMDILSTKIEAEDFSTSDNYSDGPSTPCTPSMSSDITQMSPESKLRSLDRNGSGGGGVSAGSGGGCSLKKGRVYCNACEKTFYDKGTLKIHYNAVHLKIKHKCTIDGCNMVFSSLRSRNRHSANPNPRLHMPMNRNNRDKDIRGSSSGDEGSPGEKRSEYGSPIPICSAESHKSVPSYMVSHVDTKLHNSSFPSMGQSGILFPNLKTVQPVLPFYRSLVTPAELANTPGTLPSLPLLSSSVPIKPITAPELYMTDPIPKKKSRKSSMPIKIEKEVVERDEQMDKGSSSEDEAPFQGRDKEECSVEGQMCTGQAGEEREARGAYIGEEREGTKRLLDQTLDREMTAREDKDDEPRPAETGLITSASPPFGDRLMENHCDNNLLCQEPNGNEERENRVHSNSQHAADKIAELRWDGGEHKLTNGDALQLTDREREGSLGGVDDYGDLGLSHLDPNADQPHHCEICSKTFKNPYSVKMHYQNVHLKEMHMCTVDGCNAAFPSRRSRDRHSANLNLHHKLLTKDSFSPANTLYLPSSHCRDRDPVALDYYQDQRDRDLPHRDPTSQTSVIFRGHNRMGLVFPMSKVSTAPNSAEASPFADMEGLGGGGGGGGGGGGGGGGGGGEGGGGEGGVSVEDGAVLDLSTSSSAPPRGSGSVRSSWDSDGAGSEEGVEEDEEVLRMEDSDESCDGIGTGRPGGEELVLAGERTQGCIGGGQGGLQGGGGGSPITCHVCQKVYSNKGTFRAHYKTVHLRLLHKCKVPGCDTSFSSVRSRNRHSQNPNLHRNLAVSSGSTMDQE; encoded by the exons GCGATCTGCTGCACTTTGGTGAACTGTAACTGTGACAGCTTCAAGCCCGGGAAGCTGAAGAGGAGGCAGTGTGAAAACTGCAAGCATGGCTGGGTAGCACACG CCCTGAGTAAACTGAAGGTGCACCACATGTACCAGAGCAGCCAGGTGGAGATTGTGCACTCCAACGTGGTGTTTGATATCTGCAGCCTGATGCTGTATGGTACCCAGGCCATCCCCATCCGCCTCAAGATCCTCCTGGACCGCCTCTTCTCTGTACTCAAGCAGGAGGAGGTCATCCAGATCCTCAACGCACTAGACTGGACACTGCAGGACTACATACGTGGATACGTCCTCCAG GATGTAGCCGGGAAGGTGCTGGACCGGTGGGCCATCATGACGTTCGAGGAGGAGATCGCCACACTGCAGCAGTTCTTGCGCTTTGGCGAGACCAAGTCCATAGTGGAGCTGATGGCTCTGCAGGACAAGGAGGGCCAGGCGGTGTTGGTTCCCAGCACCCGCACCAACTCTGATATCCGCACTTTCATTGAGCGCAACACCCCACGCACTGCTACCAACCTCTCTACATCCAAAGTCGACAAGCTGAGTAGCAGTAGCATGCACCACTTTGAGAACTTTGTCAACAGCATGGCCTTCATGCTGCCCTTCCAGCTGTTAGGCTCTGTTCCTGCACCGTTTCTGGGCTCGCCGGCAGGAGCACCGCAGCACCAGCAACACCAGCAGCTGTGCCGTGGGTCAATGGAGCAGCAGAGTCAGAGACGAGATGATCAAAGCTGCGACGGTCTAGGGAGGGACaactccctccctctttcacaCCCTCTTGAGAGCAGCCTGCTAGGTTCCAGCTCCGTCTTATTCGCTGCTGATCTAGACCGAAGCGGAGACAGGCCAATGGACATCCTCTCCACAAAGATTGAGGCAGAGGACTTCTCCACCAGTGACAACTACTCGGATGGACCCTCGACTCCGTGCACACCCTCCATGAGCTCGGACATAACACAGATGTCCCCTGAGAGCAAGCTGCGCTCCCTGGACAGGAATGGCAGCGGCGGAGGAGGGGTCTCAGCAGGTAGTGGGGGAGGATGCTCTCTGAAGAAAGGTCGAGTGTATTGCAACGCCTGTGAGAAGACATTTTACGACAAAGGCACATTGAAAATCCACTACAATGCAGTGCATCTGAAGATTAAGCACAAGTGTACCATCGATGGCTGCAACATGGTTTTCAGCTCGCTGCGCAGTCGCAATCGCCATAGTGCCAACCCAAACCCACGGCTACACATGCCTATGAACCGTAACAACCGGGACAAAGACATCCGGGGCAGCTCGTCTGGTGATGAGGGCTCTCCAGGAGAGAAGAGGTCAGAATATGGAAGCCCTATCCCCATCTGCTCTGCAGAAAGCCATAAGTCAGTGCCCAGCTACATGGTGAGCCATGTGGACACTAAACTCCACAACAGCTCGTTCCCCAGTATGGGCCAGAGTGGCATCCTCTTCCCTAACCTCAAAACAGTACAACCAGTCTTGCCTTTCTACCGCAGCCTGGTGACCCCAGCAGAGCTCGCCAACACCCCAGGAACCCTaccctcccttcctctgttATCCTCCTCTGTACCCATCAAACCAATCACGGCCCCTGAACTCTACATGACAGACCCCATACCAAAGAAAAAGTCTCGGAAGTCCAGCATGCCAATAAAGATAGagaaggaggtggtggagcgAGATGAGCAGATGGATAAGGGAAGCAGCTCTGAGGACGAGGCTCCTTTTCAGGGCAGGGACAAGGAAGAGTGTAGTGTAGAAGGGCAGATGTGCACAGGACAAgctggggaggagagggaggcgagAGGAGCTTACATTGGCGAAGAGAGGGAGGGCACCAAGCGTCTGTTGGACCAAACGTTAGATAGAGAAATGACAGCGAGAGAGGACAAAGACGATGAGCCCAGGCCAGCTGAAACAGGGCTCATCACCTCCGCATCTCCCCCGTTCGGAGACAGACTGATGGAGAATCACTGTGACAACAACTTACTTTGTCAGGAACCCAATGGCAATGAAGAAAGGGAGAACAGGGTGCATtcaaactcccagcatgcagctgACAAGATTGCAGAGCTCAGATGGGATGGCGGCGAGCACAAGCTGACTAATGGGGACGCTCTCCAGCTCACGGACCGTGAGAGAGAGGGATCACTCGGCGGTGTAGATGACTACGGTGACTTAGGCTTGTCTCACCTCGACCCCAATGCTGACCAGCCGCACCACTGTGAGATCTGCAGTAAGACCTTTAAGAACCCCTACAGTGTCAAAATGCActaccaaaatgtccacctgAAGGAGATGCACATGTGCACAGTGGACGGCTGCAATGCCGCCTTCCCCTCCCGCAGGAGTcgagacag ACACAGTGCAAATTTGAACCTGCACCACAAGCTGCTGACCAAAGACTCATTCAGCCCAGCCAACACCCTATACTTGCCCTCATCCCACTGTAGAGACAGAGACCCGGTTGCCCTGGACTACTACCAAGACCAGCGGGACAGAGATCTACCCCATCGAGACCCAACCAGCCAGACCTCCGTCATCTTCCGAGGACACAATCGTATGGGCCTGGTCTTCCCAATGAGCAAAGTGTCTACTGCACCAAACAGTGCTGAGGCATCTCCTTTTGCAGACATGGAGggattaggaggaggaggaggaggaggaggaggaggaggaggaggaggaggaggaggaggaggagaaggaggaggaggagaaggtggtgTAAGTGTGGAGGATGGTGCAGTCCTGGACCtgagcacctcctcctctgccccaCCTCGTGGCAGTGGCAGTGTTCGATCGTCCTGGGACTCAGATGGTGCCGGTAGTGAGGAAGGGgttgaagaggatgaggaggtgcTCCGCATGGAGGACAGTGATGAAAGCTGCGATGGGATCGGCACGGGGAGGCCTGGGGGCGAGGAGTTGGTACTCGCGGGAGAGAGAACCCAGGGCTGCATTGGGGGAGGACAAGGCGGGCTTcagggaggtgggggtgggtCTCCGATAACCTGCCATGTCTGCCAAAAGGTCTACAGCAACAAGGGCACGTTCAGAGCCCATTACAAAACTGTCCATCTACGACTGCTTCACAAGTGTAAAGTCCCTGGCTGCGATACATCCTTCTCTTCTGTGCGAAGCAGAAACCGGCACAGCCAAAACCCAAACCTTCATAGGAACCTGGCGGTTAGCTCAGGTTCCACGATGGACCAGGAGTAG